A window of the Henckelia pumila isolate YLH828 chromosome 3, ASM3356847v2, whole genome shotgun sequence genome harbors these coding sequences:
- the LOC140889908 gene encoding uncharacterized protein gives MAARNLGISRATLYSDSQLAIQQSNGKFEIKDDKMRKYAKELDKAKEGFTELNLELIPRAENIKADHLACLASALSDRPDPIVAGRALVSQLETLDDMLTQVPKGDWRYDLHKYLTAKELPIDNKKSKEIKRRALCFVMIDQILFKRSFTQPLLKCLGPDEANYVLREIHEGSCESHLGSLALARKALLAVGMDIVGPFPISTGQRKFLLVAVDYFSKWVEADPLEKITENEVLNFLWKNIVCRFGIPRRLASDNGRQFCGSKVRAWCQEMKIKQVFTSVAYPQGNVQVEVTNRTIVQSLKTRLDAAKGKWADELPSVLWSYRTTTQSGTGETPFSMVYGTETVLPAEIGQESARIMAYGANNQELRAMDLDLLE, from the exons ATGGCAGCACGGAATCTGGGTATTTCTCGGGCTACTCTATATTCCGATTCCCAATTAGCTATTCAGCAGAGCAACGGGAAGTTTGAGATCAAAGATGATAAGATGAGGAAATATGCCAAGGAATTAGACAAAGCCAAGGAAGGATTCACCGAACTGAACTTGGAGCTCATCCCTCGAGCTGAGAACATCAAGGCCGACCATTTGGCTTGCTTAGCCAGTGCCTTGAGTGACCGACCTGACCCCATTGTTGCAGGTCGGGCTCTCGTATCTCAGCTGGAAACTCTTGATGATATGCTAACTCAAGTACCAAAAGGGGATTGGAGATATGATCTGCACAAATATCTAACCGCGAAAGAATTaccaattgataataaaaaatcTAAGGAGATAAAACGAAGGGCACTTTGTTTCGTCATGATAGATCAAATTCTGTTCAAAAGATCCTTCACTCAACCTTTGTTAAAGTGTCTAGGTCCCGACGAAGCAAATTATGTATTACGGGAAATTCATGAAGGGTCTTGCGAAAGTCATCTAGGTAGTCTTGCCCTGGCTCGGAAAGCCCTTCTTGCTG TGGGGATGGATATTGTTGGGCCATTCCCTATTAGCACGGGGCAAAGGAAGTTTTTGTTGGTCGCAGTCGATTACTTTTCCAAATGGGTGGAAGCTGATCCCCTGGAAAAAATTACAGAGAATGAAGTGCTCAATTTTCTATGGAAAAATATAGTGTGCCGCTTCGGGATCCCTCGCAGGTTAGCATCAGACAATGGAAGACAGTTCTGTGGATCCAAAGTCCGAGCATGGTGTCAAGAAATGAAGATCAAACAAGTTTTCACCTCTGTAGCATACCCGCAAGGGAATGTACAGGTCGAAGTTACCAACAGAACGATAGTCCAGTCTCTTAAGACACGACTGGATGCAGCCAAGGGCAAGTGGGCGGACGAACTCCCTTCCGTATTGTGGTCTTACCGAACTACAACTCAATCCGGTACGGGTGAAACTCCTTTCAGTATGGTGTATGGGACTGAAACTGTTCTCCCAGCAGAAATTGGACAAGAGAGTGCTAGGATAATGGCATATGGGGCAAACAATCAAGAACTGCGAGCAATGGATTTGGACTTACTTGAATAG